The Drechmeria coniospora strain ARSEF 6962 chromosome 02, whole genome shotgun sequence genome has a segment encoding these proteins:
- a CDS encoding QDE3 protein, whose amino-acid sequence MTLNNLSEHISWLLNNVALTKPPGHTYPRAGDPTPFSPSPSHHQRILASSPARSASSRAVAVRGQSPNRPSTVVDASARRGNDSVLPDEPTVEEPTMGRLTSTTKPTKPLLVSQQPQRPSSPPGTADGRARARPGQKSHVAGTADIAIGTPSARRRKLTATGTGRSATPKRKKPAPSPSRSSSAARPPSSSITFDLTGSELDCMDLTERTAVSVDSLDFADDARLWDEEVVNWSPKPTRSTKKRKSDAITRDDSTHEESFPDVYKILGTDPPASTPGKRCTTRRAAGSSSVKPRRVKTPADARSVGTKATPGLPPAVRDMSSPSKRAADRRDGMATNRSPSATLHQKKQKVVTEPALSWSFGHGENPHVEMPLSAERNEYIPDSEDEFVTPPAYGAASQSHMEQEPKLNVESVPFRAEPSPERFDTSMPSQPLPSSHHQRGPARSPSLERTTAGENVLEPLAPPSSQTPKLLSFLCANPQSLTQRHALLESHIQQNGQDFSRAINERWPKEKRDGVKAERERLLRQQRAIKEVSGSMDSYRSLCLERETLARQVANSYAEGLDTDLDEIQLDELTDRVQQREQQLAQVLAEAGLDDMAFQEPAQPPSSSARNGRSTVVFGTQPVFGGVVDMSRRSRESSLTAAAGTQVVQQTQLPAAAQSRLRNEPVRAAASASTRGLMSQEDDGMFGEAFPRELPVASIVSRSSAIARGQFFASEHDLSDLDDMMPPPSASRRRAAQSDVRNQQPRAAAHLAGDAFSDFSDDAEMLALVHDCETRQSLGQSLTASRQVFSETSGNAGPAPKPRHNSKPQAAPVLPPLSIPPELMKHPWSPEVQKMLKDRFRMKGFRQNQLQAINATLAGKDAFVLMPTGGGKSLCYQLPAVVRSGRSRGVTIVVSPLLSLMQDQVDHMKALGIQAVAFNGECSSEYKRQVISAFNERCPEHFVELLYVTPEMVSKNAVFNNAMQNLHRRGKFARLVIDEAHCVSQWGHDFRPDYKTLGQVRTRFPDVPVMALTATATQNVIVDIKHNLNMTDCQVFSQSFNRPNLYYEVRPKGTNANAMANIAALINSKYPGVTGIVYTISRKQSEKVAESLSGHGISARHYHAGMDPQVKVEVQTAWQKGKVKVVVATIAFGMGIDKPDVRFVVHHGIPKSLEGYYQETGRAGRDGKPSDCILYYGKADIRVLKKLIQDGEGSREQKERQMVMLNRVTAFCDNKSDCRRTEILRYFGEDFTPSQCSKSCDNCKAGLVFELQDFSTQAVAAIRVVQHQRRLTANQCADILLGKKYPDHEPQNWDEWRDAAQGLKKHEVVRIIDRLSAEKAFSENNVVTKYGMATQYLELGSTADLFLSGRRKLMLTIQVTEAGRKTSQATKSKAKKVGKKSKDQPAAAGPQSTFVSSPVDRRKRRSILADSEDDEGFPPTRRGKTNDVFFMSDDAMPDDEDDEEDDEAFHPLPPHRPPKPAPKRRAGPQAVANKQLDSLEDVRLDCVNQFVLEAQRMEEQIRNKKEIRRPLFTQRDFQEMASNWTTSLDKMSQIPGIDTDKVREHGPRLLPLLRRIHNSYQEMISAHEGSPDDQNIVDLVSSDVDIDEGESEVENSHYFDSMSRPDVEAFHNRLEGLNAQQPQTKAKSSYKSGSNRKFSGNGRKSSKRGAGGPARRKVSGGLSRRASSSSNAASRSTAASGGGPKKDGKIVRKAGGGIGLMPTI is encoded by the coding sequence ATGACTCTCAACAATCTCTCCGAGCACATTTCATGGCTGTTGAACAACGTCGCCTTGACCAAGCCCCCCGGACACACCTACCCTCGGGCCGGTGACCCGACGCCTTTCTCGCCCTCCCCATCGCATCACCAACGGATTCTTGCCTCCTCTCCGGCACGTTCAGCCTCCTCTCGTGCCGTTGCGGTCCGAGGCCAATCTCCCAATCGCCCGTCGACGGTTGTGGATGCGTCGGCTCGACGGGGAAATGACTCGGTCCTTCCGGACGAACCGACCGTGGAGGAGCCCACCATGGGACGCTTGACTTCGACCACGAAGCCCACGAAGCCTCTCCTCGTTTCTcagcagccgcagcggcCTTCATCTCCGCCCGGGACGGCCGATGGGCGAGCCCGAGCACGTCCGGGACAGAAATCACACGTTGCCGGTACGGCTGacatcgccatcggcacACCCTCGGCTCGACGTCGAAAGCTGACGGCGACAGGGACGGGACGCTCTGCGACGCCGAAGCGAAAGAAGCCAGCCCCATCGCCTTCGAGGTCAAGTTCCGCCGCCcgaccgccgtcgtcaagcaTCACCTTCGACCTGACCGGGAGTGAGCTGGATTGCATGGATTTGACCGAGAGGaccgccgtctccgtcgacTCCCTCGacttcgccgacgacgcacgcCTGTGGGATGAAGAGGTCGTCAACTGGTCGCCaaagccgacgaggtcgacgaagAAACGAAAGAGCGACGCCATCACCCGCGACGATTCTACCCATGAGGAAAGCTTCCCAGACGTGTACAAGATTCTCGGCACCGATCCTCCTGCATCAACCCCCGGGAAAAGATGCACCACTCGTCGAGCCGCCGGTTCGAGCAGCGTGAAGCCGCGACGTGTCAAAACGCCAGCCGATGCGCGCTCCGTCGGCACCAAGGCGACGCCCGGCTTGCCCCCCGCCGTCAGGGACATGTCATCGCCGTCCAAGCGTGCGGCGGATCGACGTGACGGCATGGCCACGAACCGCTCGCCGAGCGCTACGCTACACCAAAAAAAGCAAAAGGTTGTGACCGAGCCGGCGCTCTCTTGGTCGTTCGGGCATGGAGAGAATCCGCATGTCGAGATGCCCTTGTCGGCGGAGAGAAACGAGTACATCCCGGACTCCGAGGACGAATTTGTCACACCCCCTGCCTATGGTGCGGCGTCCCAAAGTCATATGGAGCAGGAGCCGAAGCTGAACGTGGAATCGGTGCCGTTTCGCGCCGAACCCTCGCCGGAGCGGTTTGACACCTCAATGCCGTCTCAACCCTTGCCGTCCTCACACCACCAACGTGGCCCTGCGAGATCGCCGTCGCTGGAGAGAACAACGGCCGGCGAGAACGTGCTCGAACCATTGGCCCCTCCCTCGAGCCAGACACCAAAGCTGCTGTCCTTTCTGTGTGCTAATCCGCAGTCGTTGACCCAGAGGCACGCTTTGCTCGAGTCGCACATCCAACAAAACGGCCAAGACTTTTCGCGAGCCATCAACGAAAGATGGCCGAAAGAAAAACGCGATGGGGTCAAGGCGGAAAGAGAGCGATTGCTCCGACAGCAGAGGGCCATCAAGGAAGTCTCTGGCTCTATGGATTCGTACCGTTCACTCTGCCTCGAGCGCGAGACGCTTGCCCGGCAGGTGGCCAATTCCTACGCCGAGGGGCTCGACACTGACCTTGACGAGATACAACTCGACGAGCTCACGGATAGGGTCCAGCAAAGAGAGCAGCAGCTCGCCCAGGTGCTGGCCGAAGCGGGCCTCGATGACATGGCCTTCCAGGAACCTGCCCAACCGCCAAGCTCGAGTGCGAGGAATGGGAGAAGCACGGTCGTCTTCGGGACGCAGCCCGTCTTTGGCGGTGTCGTCGACATGTCGCGCCGCTCCAGGGAATCGTCGttgaccgccgccgccggaacCCAGGTCGTTCAGCAAACGCAGTTGCCTGCGGCCGCGCAGTCTCGCCTCCGGAACGAGCCGGTTCGTGCCGCCGCGAGTGCTTCCACGAGAGGCTTGATGTCgcaggaggacgacggcatgTTTGGTGAGGCATTTCCGAGGGAGTTACCCGTCGCCTCGATCGTCTCTCGCTCCTCCGCCATCGCGAGAGGCCAATTCTTCGCTTCGGAGCACGACCTGTCCGATCTGGACGACATGATGCCGCCTCCCTCCGCatcgcgtcggcgagcagcgcAGTCGGACGTCCGCAACCAACaaccgagggcggcggcgcaccTGGCTGGCGACGCATTCAGCGACTtcagcgacgacgccgagatgCTGGCCCTCGTTCACGACTGCGAGACGCGGCAATCACTCGGCCAATCCTTGACAGCATCTCGCCAGGTATTCTCGGAAACTTCGGGCAATGCTGGCCCGGCACCGAAGCCGCGCCATAACTCGAAGCCGCAGGCGGCACCCGTCTTGCCCCCGCTCAGCATCCCACCGGAGCTCATGAAACACCCGTGGTCCCCCGAGGTGCAGAAGATGCTCAAGGATCGCTTCCGGATGAAGGGCTTTCGGCAAAACCAGCTGCAGGCCATCAACGCGACGTTGGCGGGCAAGGACGCATTCGTGCTGATGCCCACtggcggcggcaagtcgCTGTGCTACCAACTTCCTGCCGTGGTAAGGTCGGGGAGGTCGAGGGGggtcaccatcgtcgtctccccTTTGCTCAGCCTCATGCAGGACCAAGTGGATCACATGAAAGCCCTCGGAATCCAGGCCGTTGCCTTCAATGGCGAGTGCTCTTCCGAGTACAAGCGGCAAGTCATAAGCGCCTTCAACGAGCGCTGCCCGGAGCACTTTGTCGAGCTTCTATACGTCACTCCCGAGATGGTCAGCAAGAACGCCGTCTTCAACAACGCCATGCAGAACCTGCACCGCCGAGGCAAGTTTGCACGTCTCGTCATTGACGAGGCTCACTGCGTCAGCCAGTGGGGTCACGACTTCCGTCCAGACTACAAGACCCTTGGACAGGTCCGCACGAGGTTTCCCGACGTGCCCGTCATGGCCCTGACGGCCACGGCAACCCAAAACGTCATCGTCGATATCAAGCACAACCTGAACATGACGGATTGTCAGGTCTTTTCCCAGAGCTTTAACCGCCCGAACCTTTACTACGAGGTCCGACCCAAGGGCACAAATGCCAACGCCATGGCAAACATTGCCGCGCTCATCAATTCGAAATACCCAGGCGTCACCGGCATCGTATACACCATCTCCCGAAAGCAATCGGAAAAGGTGGCCGAATCCCTCTCCGGTCACGGAATATCCGCCCGACACTACCACGCCGGCATGGATCCCCAGGTGAAGGTCGAAGTCCAGACGGCCTGGCAGAAGGGGAAGGTCAAGGTGGTCGTGGCGACCATCGCATTCGGCATGGGCATAGACAAACCCGACGTGAGGTTTGTCGTCCATCACGGCATCCCCAAAAGCCTCGAGGGCTACTATCAGGAAACCGGCCGGGCTGGAAGAGACGGCAAGCCATCCGACTGCATCCTGTACTATGGAAAGGCGGACATACGAGTCCTCAAGAAACTGATACAGGATGGCGAGGGCAGCAGGGAGCAGAAGGAGCGGCAAATGGTGATGCTGAACCGAGTCACAGCCTTCTGCGACAACAAATCAGACTGCCGGCGGACGGAAATTCTGCGATACTTTGGAGAAGACTTTACGCCGTCACAGTGCAGCAAGTCCTGCGACAACTGCAAAGCCGGTCTGGTGTTTGAGCTGCAAGACTTCTCCACCCAGGCAGTTGCGGCGATTCGGGTAGTACAGCATCAGAGGCGATTGACGGCGAATCAGTGCGCCGATATCTTGCTCGGAAAGAAGTACCCCGACCATGAGCCGCAAAACTGGGACGAGTGGCGAGACGCCGCCCAAGGTCTCAAGAAGCACGAGGTTGTTCGGATCATCGACCGTCTCTCGGCCGAGAAAGCATTTTCCGAGAACAACGTCGTCACCAAGTACGGCATGGCAACTCAATACCTTGAACTGGGATCCACTGCCGATCTGTTCCTGAGCGGGCGACGCAAACTGATGCTCACCATTCAGGTGACAGAGGCTGGTAGGAAGACGTCGCAGGCGACAAAATCGAAGGCGAAGAAAGTCGGAAAGAAGTCCAAAGACCAGCCGGCAGCCGCAGGACCGCAATCTACGTTTGTGTCCTCACCGGTCGATCGGCGGAAGCGTCGGTCCATATTGGCGGACAGCGAAGATGATGAGGGCTTTCCCCCAACTCGACGTGGCAAAACGAACGATGTCTTTTTCATGTCGGATGATGCGATGCCagacgacgaagatgacgaaGAAGATGATGAAGCATTTCATCCGCTGCCTCCTCATCGTCCACCAAAACCTGCTCCGAAGAGGAGAGCCGGGCCACAGGCTGTCGCCAACAAGCAACTGGACTCCCTGGAAGACGTCCGTCTAGACTGCGTCAACCAGTTTGTGCTGGAGGCGCAAAGGATGGAGGAACAGATCCGCAATAAGAAAGAGATCCGCAGGCCCCTTTTCACACAGCGAGATTTCCAGGAAATGGCATCGAACTGGACGACATCACTTGACAAGATGAGCCAAATCCCAGGCATTGACACGGATAAAGTCAGAGAGCATGGGCCAaggctgctgccgctccTGCGCCGAATCCACAATTCATATCAGGAGATGATTTCTGCTCATGAGGGAAGTCCAGACGATCAAAACATCGTCGACCTTGTCAGTTCGGATGTTGACATTGATGAGGGCGAGTCTGAAGTCGAGAACTCCCACTACTTCGACTCGATGTCGAGGCCAGATGTGGAGGCTTTTCACAACAGACTGGAGGGGCTCAACGCTCAGCAACCTCAGACGAAAGCAAAATCTTCGTACAAGAGTGGCAGCAACAGAAAATTCTCGGGAAATGGCAGAAAATCTTCAAAAAGAGGTGCCGGCGGTCCAGCCAGGCGCAAAGTTAGCGGTGGTCTCAGCCGGAGagccagcagctcgtcgaaTGCAGCATCGCGTtccacggcggcgagtggCGGCGGTCCCAAGAAGGATGGGAAGATTGTGAGAAAAGCCGGAGGTGGGATCGGGCTCATGCCTACTATTTGA